The proteins below are encoded in one region of Mycobacterium shinjukuense:
- a CDS encoding type II toxin-antitoxin system VapB family antitoxin, which yields MTRTLIDTNDELLKRAQAVLGTVTKKDTVNAALAQVVALAARRQFLDDARRGELADAVDEVMTDRAWRR from the coding sequence GTGACCCGTACCCTGATCGACACCAACGACGAACTTCTTAAACGCGCGCAAGCAGTGCTGGGCACCGTTACGAAAAAGGACACCGTCAACGCCGCGCTCGCGCAAGTGGTCGCCCTAGCCGCACGCCGGCAGTTCCTCGACGATGCGCGGCGCGGCGAGTTGGCCGACGCGGTCGACGAGGTCATGACGGATCGGGCGTGGCGGCGGTAG
- a CDS encoding amino acid permease: protein MPATSTSLKEQLLRRRPVDGAHLVPGGAGSLKRSFGTFQLTMFGVGSTIGTGIFFVLAEAVPEAGPGVIVSFVIAGLAAGLAAICYAELASAVPVSGSSYSYAYATLGEAVAMCVAACLLLEYGVATAAVAVGWSGYVNKLLTNVFGFQLPQALSVAPWDWEPGQQHGYVNLPAVVLIGLCALLLIRGVSESATVNTVMVLIKLAVLGMFVLIALSAYQGDHFKDFAPFGGTGIGAAAGTIFFSFIGLDAVSTAGEEVKNPQQTLPRALIAALFVVTGVYVLVAFAALGTQPWQDFAGQEEAGLATILDNVTHGRWASTVLAAGAVISIFTVTLVTLYGQTRILFAMGRDGLLPAPFAAVNPRTLTPVNNTVIVALVASILAAFVPLGHLADMVSIGTLTAFIVVSVGVIILRVRRPDLPRGFRVPGYPVTPVLSVLACGYLLGSLHWYTWVAFAGWVAVALTYYLVWGRRHSALNEVAHEDMP, encoded by the coding sequence GTGCCGGCAACTTCGACCAGCCTCAAGGAGCAACTGCTGCGGCGCCGTCCGGTGGACGGCGCTCATCTCGTGCCCGGGGGTGCGGGCAGCCTCAAGCGCAGTTTCGGCACGTTTCAGCTGACCATGTTCGGGGTTGGCTCGACGATCGGTACCGGGATCTTCTTCGTGCTGGCGGAGGCGGTGCCGGAGGCCGGCCCCGGGGTGATCGTCTCGTTCGTCATCGCTGGCTTGGCGGCCGGGCTCGCGGCCATCTGCTACGCCGAATTGGCTTCGGCGGTACCCGTTTCGGGCTCGTCGTACTCCTACGCGTACGCCACGCTCGGTGAGGCGGTGGCGATGTGTGTGGCCGCATGCCTGCTGCTGGAATACGGGGTGGCCACCGCGGCGGTCGCGGTGGGCTGGAGCGGCTACGTCAATAAGCTGCTGACCAACGTGTTCGGATTCCAGTTGCCGCAGGCGTTGTCGGTCGCGCCGTGGGACTGGGAGCCGGGGCAACAGCACGGCTATGTGAACCTGCCGGCGGTCGTCCTGATCGGACTGTGCGCGCTGCTGCTGATCCGGGGGGTCAGCGAGTCGGCGACGGTGAACACGGTCATGGTGCTGATCAAGCTCGCCGTGCTGGGCATGTTCGTGCTCATCGCGCTCAGCGCCTATCAGGGCGATCATTTCAAGGACTTTGCCCCCTTCGGCGGCACCGGCATCGGTGCGGCGGCCGGGACGATCTTCTTCTCGTTCATCGGCTTGGATGCCGTGTCGACCGCGGGGGAGGAGGTCAAGAACCCGCAACAGACCTTGCCGCGGGCACTGATTGCGGCGCTGTTCGTCGTCACCGGGGTCTATGTGCTGGTCGCGTTCGCCGCGTTGGGCACCCAGCCGTGGCAGGATTTCGCCGGTCAGGAGGAGGCCGGGCTGGCCACCATCCTCGACAACGTCACGCACGGGCGCTGGGCGAGCACCGTTTTGGCGGCGGGCGCGGTGATCTCGATCTTCACGGTCACCCTGGTCACCCTGTACGGGCAGACCCGCATCCTGTTCGCGATGGGTCGCGACGGGCTGCTGCCAGCGCCGTTCGCGGCGGTGAATCCGCGCACGCTGACCCCGGTGAACAACACGGTGATCGTGGCGCTCGTCGCCTCGATCCTGGCCGCATTCGTACCGCTGGGCCACCTGGCAGACATGGTGTCCATCGGCACCCTGACGGCGTTCATCGTGGTGTCGGTCGGGGTGATCATCCTGCGGGTGCGTCGGCCCGATCTGCCGCGCGGGTTCCGCGTGCCCGGTTACCCCGTCACCCCCGTGCTGTCGGTGCTGGCCTGCGGCTACCTGCTGGGCAGCCTGCACTGGTATACCTGGGTCGCGTTCGCCGGATGGGTGGCCGTGGCATTGACCTACTACCTGGTGTGGGGTCGGCGCCACAGCGCGCTCAACGAGGTAGCGCATGAGGACATGCCGTGA
- a CDS encoding CbiQ family ECF transporter T component has protein sequence MRVAGDGGRAVTGTRRPPRPVVLLLPVPGGSAIHDLWAGTKLLVVFGISVLLTFYPGWVTIGMAAALVATAAWIAHIPRGALPSVPRWLWIVLGIGGVTAALAGGAPLISVAGVEFGLGGALHFLRITALSIVLLALGALVSWTTNVAEIGPAVATLGRPLRVFRIPVDEWAVALALALRAFPMLIDEFQVLYAARRLRPKRIPRSRKARRQRHARELIDLLAAAMTVTLRRADEMGDAITARGGTGQLSARPVRPRIADWVTLGVTAVAGGAAVAIELICHLT, from the coding sequence ATCCGCGTCGCCGGCGACGGGGGGCGTGCCGTGACGGGCACCCGCCGGCCCCCGCGCCCGGTCGTGCTGCTGCTGCCGGTGCCGGGCGGGTCGGCCATCCACGACCTGTGGGCCGGCACCAAACTGCTTGTGGTATTCGGCATTTCGGTGCTGCTGACGTTCTATCCGGGATGGGTGACGATCGGGATGGCGGCGGCCCTGGTGGCGACGGCCGCGTGGATCGCACACATTCCGCGTGGTGCGCTGCCGTCGGTTCCTCGCTGGCTGTGGATCGTGCTCGGCATTGGCGGTGTGACGGCCGCGCTGGCCGGCGGCGCTCCGCTGATATCGGTGGCCGGGGTCGAGTTTGGACTCGGCGGCGCGTTGCACTTTCTGCGGATCACCGCGTTGTCGATCGTGCTGCTCGCGCTGGGAGCGTTGGTGTCCTGGACCACCAACGTCGCCGAAATCGGGCCTGCGGTGGCGACGTTGGGCCGGCCGTTGCGGGTGTTTCGGATCCCGGTCGACGAGTGGGCGGTGGCGCTGGCGCTGGCGCTGCGCGCCTTCCCGATGTTGATCGACGAATTCCAGGTGCTCTACGCCGCGCGCCGGCTGCGCCCCAAACGGATACCCCGAAGCCGCAAGGCTCGTCGCCAGCGGCACGCGCGCGAGCTGATCGACCTGCTGGCGGCCGCGATGACGGTGACGTTGCGGCGGGCGGACGAGATGGGCGACGCGATCACCGCCCGCGGCGGCACCGGTCAGCTGTCCGCGCGGCCGGTGCGGCCGAGGATCGCGGACTGGGTGACCCTGGGGGTCACCGCGGTGGCCGGCGGCGCGGCGGTGGCAATCGAGTTGATCTGCCACCTCACGTAG
- a CDS encoding PIN domain nuclease: MAAVARYLADTSALARLNRPAVDAALSPLIETGQVATCGMVELEVLYSARNPADYARRQQQLRDGFERLAMPDEVWQRALEVQAALARKSAHRGAALPDLLIAATAERHGVTVLHYDHEYELIAAVTEQSVRWIVPSGTADGT, encoded by the coding sequence GTGGCGGCGGTAGCCCGGTACCTGGCCGACACCAGCGCATTGGCGCGGCTGAACCGCCCCGCCGTGGACGCCGCGCTCTCCCCGCTCATCGAGACGGGCCAGGTCGCCACGTGCGGAATGGTCGAGTTGGAAGTGCTGTACTCCGCGCGCAATCCCGCCGACTATGCGCGCCGCCAGCAGCAGTTACGCGACGGGTTCGAGCGTTTGGCCATGCCAGACGAGGTGTGGCAGCGTGCGCTTGAGGTCCAGGCCGCACTCGCTCGGAAAAGTGCCCATCGCGGCGCCGCTCTCCCCGACCTGCTGATCGCAGCGACCGCCGAACGGCACGGCGTGACCGTGCTGCATTATGACCACGAGTACGAGCTGATCGCCGCGGTGACCGAGCAGTCGGTGCGCTGGATCGTCCCCAGCGGCACCGCAGACGGCACCTAA
- a CDS encoding zinc-binding dehydrogenase, with amino-acid sequence MRAVVITKHGDSSVLQVQQRPDPPPPGPGQLRVVVHAAGVNFADHLARVGLYPDAPKLPAVVGYEVAGTVEAVGDSVDPNRVGQRVLAGTRFGGYSEMVNVAATDAAVLPDTMSFEQGAAVPVNYATAWAALHGYGSLRTGERVLVHAAAGGVGIAAIQFAKAAGAEVHGTASPGKHQRLAELGVDRAIDYRRDGWWQGLGRYDLVLDPLGGTSLRRSYHLLRPGGRLVGYGISNMQQGERRSLRRVAPHALFMVRGFNLMKQLEESKAVIGLNMLRLWDDRGTLEPWITPLTQALDDGTISPIVHAAVPFADAPRAHQILAGRENFGKVVLVP; translated from the coding sequence ATGCGCGCGGTCGTCATCACCAAACATGGCGACTCATCGGTCCTACAGGTGCAGCAGCGGCCCGACCCGCCGCCACCGGGCCCCGGTCAGCTGCGGGTCGTCGTTCACGCTGCGGGAGTCAATTTCGCTGACCACCTCGCCCGCGTCGGGTTGTATCCCGACGCGCCGAAACTTCCCGCGGTGGTCGGCTACGAAGTCGCCGGAACGGTCGAAGCCGTCGGCGACAGTGTGGATCCCAATCGGGTCGGCCAACGCGTCCTGGCTGGAACGCGCTTTGGTGGCTACTCCGAAATGGTCAACGTGGCCGCCACCGACGCGGCGGTGCTGCCCGATACGATGAGCTTCGAACAGGGCGCCGCAGTCCCGGTCAACTACGCGACCGCGTGGGCGGCACTGCACGGCTACGGGTCGCTGCGCACCGGCGAACGGGTGCTGGTGCACGCCGCCGCCGGCGGCGTCGGCATTGCGGCGATCCAATTCGCCAAGGCCGCCGGGGCCGAAGTGCACGGCACCGCATCGCCGGGCAAGCACCAGAGGCTGGCCGAGTTGGGTGTTGATCGCGCAATCGACTACCGCCGTGACGGCTGGTGGCAGGGTTTGGGCCGGTACGATCTGGTGCTCGACCCACTCGGCGGCACCTCTTTGCGACGGTCCTATCACCTGCTGCGCCCGGGCGGAAGACTTGTCGGCTACGGGATTTCGAACATGCAGCAGGGCGAGCGCCGATCTTTGCGCCGCGTGGCTCCGCACGCGTTGTTCATGGTGCGCGGCTTCAACCTGATGAAACAACTCGAGGAGTCGAAGGCGGTGATCGGCCTGAACATGCTGCGGTTGTGGGATGACCGGGGCACGCTCGAGCCGTGGATCACGCCGCTGACCCAGGCACTCGACGACGGGACGATCTCGCCGATCGTTCATGCGGCCGTGCCCTTCGCCGACGCTCCTAGGGCTCACCAGATTCTGGCGGGGCGAGAGAACTTCGGAAAGGTCGTGTTGGTGCCGTGA
- a CDS encoding universal stress protein, which produces MTVVVGYLAGRVGPSALHLGVRAARTLKTALIVATIVPKAWPTPSMARVDAEYQQWADRLAADSADEAQRYLQTLADGVEVSYHHSAHRSVSGGLIELVSEVNADMLVLGSFPGGRRARVLIGSTADWLLHSSPVPVAVSPRQYRSHATRLTRLTCGYSATSQAVDVVRRCSELANRFGVPLRVITFAARGRTMYPPEVGLHAESWVLESWAAQAWEMLDRLRTDGVVSDDVVLQVVTGNGWQQALDTTDWEDGEILALGTSARGDIARVFLGSHSGKIIRHSPVPVLVLPG; this is translated from the coding sequence GTGACCGTCGTGGTGGGCTACCTGGCCGGTCGCGTCGGCCCGTCGGCGCTGCACCTGGGAGTCCGTGCGGCCCGGACGCTCAAGACCGCGCTGATCGTGGCGACCATCGTGCCGAAGGCGTGGCCGACGCCGTCGATGGCCCGGGTGGACGCCGAATACCAGCAATGGGCGGATCGGCTGGCCGCCGACTCGGCCGACGAGGCCCAGCGTTACCTGCAGACACTGGCCGACGGGGTCGAGGTCAGCTACCACCACAGCGCCCACCGGTCGGTGTCGGGCGGACTGATCGAACTGGTTTCGGAGGTCAACGCCGACATGCTGGTGCTGGGATCATTCCCCGGCGGTCGCCGGGCTCGGGTGCTGATCGGCTCGACCGCCGACTGGCTGTTGCATTCGTCGCCGGTGCCGGTGGCCGTCAGCCCTCGCCAGTACCGCTCGCACGCCACCCGGCTGACCAGACTGACGTGCGGCTATTCGGCGACCTCGCAGGCCGTTGACGTGGTGCGGCGATGCTCTGAGTTGGCCAACCGGTTCGGGGTGCCGTTGCGGGTGATCACCTTCGCGGCCCGGGGCCGCACGATGTATCCGCCGGAGGTGGGGCTACACGCCGAGTCGTGGGTGTTGGAGTCGTGGGCGGCGCAGGCCTGGGAAATGCTGGACAGACTCAGAACCGACGGTGTGGTTAGCGACGACGTCGTGCTGCAAGTGGTCACCGGAAACGGCTGGCAGCAGGCGCTTGACACGACGGACTGGGAGGACGGCGAGATCCTGGCGTTGGGCACGTCAGCCCGCGGCGATATCGCCCGGGTCTTCCTCGGCTCGCACAGTGGCAAGATCATCCGCCACAGCCCGGTGCCGGTGCTGGTCCTGCCCGGCTAA
- the aceA gene encoding isocitrate lyase ICL2, with protein MAIAETDTGVSAPFEHDFEKAVAATQHYFDSPRFSGITRLYTARQVVEQRGTIPTDYTVARDAATAFYQRLRELFAARKSITTFGPYSPGQAVSMKRMGIEAIYLGGWATSAKGSTTEDPGPDLASYPLSQVPDDAAVLVRALLTADRNQEYLRLRMSERQRAATPAYDFRPFIIADADTGHGGDPHVRNLIRRFVEVGVPGYHIEDQRPGTKKCGHQGGKVLVPSDEQIKRLNAARFQLDIMRVPGIIVARTDAEAANLIDSRADERDQPFLLGATNLNVPSYKSCFLAMLRRFDELGVKELNGHLLYALGDDEYAMANAWLERQGIMGLVSETVTAWRDNGQRSIDDLFDQVESRFVAAWEDDAGLMTYGEAVADVLEFGESEGEPVGMRPEEWRAFAASASLYAARAKAKELGVDPPWDCELAKTPEGYYQIRGGIPYAIAKSLAAAPFADILWMETKTADLADARQFAEAIHAEFPDQMLAYNLSPSFNWDTTGMTDEEMRHFPEELGKMGFVFNFITYGGHQIDGVAAEEFATALRQDGMLALARLQRKMRLVESPYRTPQTLVGGPRSDAALAASSGRTATTKAMGKGSTQHQHLVQTEVPRKLLEEWLAMWSGHYQLKDKLRVQLRPQRAGSEVLELGIYGDGEQKLANVIFQPIQDRRGRTILLVRDQNTFGEELRQKRLMTLIHLWLVHRFKADAVHYVTPTADNLYQTSKMKSHGIFSEVNQEVGEIIVAEVNHPRIAELLTPDRVALRKLIAKEG; from the coding sequence ATGGCCATCGCCGAAACGGACACCGGGGTCAGCGCGCCGTTCGAGCACGACTTTGAGAAGGCCGTCGCCGCAACGCAGCACTACTTCGACAGCCCACGCTTTTCCGGGATCACCCGGCTCTACACGGCCCGCCAGGTGGTGGAGCAACGCGGCACGATCCCCACCGACTACACCGTGGCACGCGACGCGGCCACGGCCTTCTACCAGCGCCTGCGGGAACTCTTCGCCGCGCGCAAGAGCATCACGACGTTTGGGCCCTACTCGCCGGGGCAGGCCGTGAGCATGAAGCGGATGGGCATCGAGGCCATCTATCTGGGCGGTTGGGCAACCTCGGCGAAGGGTTCCACCACCGAGGATCCGGGACCCGACCTCGCCAGCTACCCGTTGAGCCAGGTGCCCGACGATGCCGCGGTGCTGGTGCGCGCCCTGCTCACCGCCGACCGCAATCAGGAGTACCTGCGGCTGCGCATGAGCGAGCGGCAGCGTGCCGCCACCCCGGCCTACGACTTCCGCCCGTTCATCATCGCCGACGCCGACACCGGCCACGGCGGAGATCCGCACGTGCGCAATCTGATTCGCCGCTTCGTTGAGGTCGGCGTGCCGGGATATCACATCGAGGACCAGCGCCCGGGCACCAAGAAGTGTGGCCATCAGGGCGGCAAGGTGCTGGTGCCGTCGGACGAGCAGATCAAGCGCCTCAACGCCGCCCGGTTCCAGCTCGACATCATGCGAGTGCCCGGCATCATCGTCGCGCGCACCGACGCCGAGGCCGCCAACCTGATCGACAGCCGCGCCGACGAGCGTGACCAGCCGTTCCTCCTCGGCGCCACCAACCTCAACGTTCCGTCCTACAAGTCCTGCTTCCTGGCGATGCTGCGGCGCTTCGACGAGCTGGGCGTCAAGGAGCTCAACGGCCACCTGCTCTACGCGCTGGGCGACGACGAGTACGCGATGGCCAACGCCTGGCTCGAGCGCCAAGGAATCATGGGCCTGGTCTCCGAGACCGTCACTGCCTGGCGGGACAACGGTCAACGCTCGATCGACGATCTCTTCGACCAGGTGGAGTCGCGGTTCGTGGCCGCCTGGGAGGACGACGCCGGGCTGATGACCTACGGCGAGGCCGTGGCCGACGTCCTGGAATTCGGTGAGAGCGAGGGCGAACCCGTCGGCATGCGCCCCGAGGAGTGGCGGGCGTTCGCGGCCAGCGCGTCGCTCTACGCCGCGCGGGCCAAAGCCAAGGAGTTGGGCGTGGACCCGCCGTGGGACTGCGAGCTGGCGAAGACCCCCGAAGGCTATTACCAGATCCGCGGCGGCATACCGTATGCGATCGCCAAGTCGCTGGCCGCGGCACCGTTTGCCGACATCCTGTGGATGGAGACCAAGACCGCCGACCTCGCCGATGCCCGGCAGTTCGCCGAGGCGATCCATGCCGAGTTCCCCGACCAGATGCTGGCGTACAACCTCTCGCCGTCGTTCAACTGGGACACCACCGGCATGACCGATGAGGAGATGCGGCACTTCCCCGAGGAACTGGGCAAGATGGGCTTCGTCTTCAACTTCATCACCTACGGCGGGCACCAGATCGACGGCGTGGCCGCCGAGGAGTTCGCCACCGCGCTGCGACAGGACGGCATGCTGGCGCTGGCTCGCTTGCAACGCAAGATGCGCCTGGTCGAGTCGCCCTACCGCACGCCGCAGACCCTGGTCGGCGGGCCGCGCAGTGACGCGGCGCTGGCCGCCTCCTCGGGACGCACGGCGACCACCAAGGCCATGGGCAAGGGATCGACCCAGCACCAGCACCTGGTCCAGACCGAGGTGCCGCGCAAGCTGCTGGAGGAGTGGCTGGCCATGTGGAGCGGCCACTATCAGCTCAAAGACAAACTGCGCGTACAGCTTCGGCCACAGCGCGCCGGCTCCGAGGTGCTCGAGCTCGGCATCTATGGTGACGGCGAGCAGAAGCTGGCCAACGTGATCTTCCAACCAATTCAGGACCGACGGGGCCGCACCATCCTGTTGGTGCGCGACCAGAACACGTTCGGCGAGGAGCTTCGGCAGAAGCGGTTGATGACGTTGATTCACCTGTGGTTGGTGCACCGCTTCAAGGCCGACGCGGTGCACTACGTCACGCCCACCGCCGACAACCTGTACCAGACCTCGAAGATGAAATCCCACGGCATCTTCAGCGAGGTCAATCAGGAGGTGGGCGAGATCATCGTCGCCGAGGTGAACCACCCGCGCATCGCCGAGCTGCTGACGCCCGATCGCGTCGCGCTGCGGAAGCTGATCGCCAAGGAAGGGTAA
- a CDS encoding HNH endonuclease signature motif containing protein, translating into MHSSSREEVVAVFDALDTALGRALELSIEVLTTGECLAMLERCETLRRRLPAVEHPFINRLADQADPSELGGKLPFALAERLRITRGEAARRIGEAAELGPRRALTGQPLPPLLPATAEAQRAGRLGPDHVRIIRAFLHQLPSGVDLPTREKAEAELAQLGGRFRPDQLHKLAAKLADCLNPDGNYRDTDRARRRGIILGKQGADGMSAITGYLTPEARATLDAVLAKLAAPGMANPADPTPCVSGTPSQAAIEADTRSAAQRNHDGLQAGLRALLCSGELGQHNGLPAAIIVSTSLAELQSAAGHALTGGGSLLPMSEVIRLAAHAHHYLRIFDHGRELALYHTKRLASPAQRIVLYAKDRGCSFPNCDVPGYLTEVHHVTDYSECRETDINNLTQACGPHHQLATTGGWATRKHRDGTTEWLPPAHLDHAQPRTNNYFHPEKLLHDEEDEDGP; encoded by the coding sequence ATGCATTCGAGTAGCCGGGAGGAGGTTGTCGCGGTGTTCGACGCCCTCGACACCGCCCTGGGTCGGGCGCTGGAGTTGTCGATCGAGGTGTTGACCACCGGCGAGTGCCTGGCCATGCTGGAACGCTGCGAAACGCTGCGCCGCCGCCTGCCCGCCGTCGAGCACCCGTTCATCAACAGGCTCGCCGACCAGGCCGACCCGAGCGAACTGGGCGGCAAACTCCCCTTCGCGTTGGCCGAGCGGTTGCGCATCACCCGCGGTGAGGCAGCCCGGCGCATCGGCGAGGCCGCCGAGCTGGGGCCGCGGCGGGCGCTGACCGGCCAACCCCTGCCGCCGCTGCTGCCCGCCACCGCCGAAGCCCAACGCGCCGGGCGTCTCGGACCCGACCATGTGCGGATCATCCGCGCCTTTCTGCATCAGCTGCCCAGCGGGGTGGATCTGCCCACCCGGGAGAAGGCCGAAGCCGAACTGGCTCAGTTGGGTGGCCGGTTTCGGCCCGATCAGCTGCACAAGCTGGCCGCCAAACTCGCCGACTGCCTCAACCCCGACGGCAATTACCGCGACACCGACCGGGCCCGCCGCCGCGGCATCATCCTCGGCAAGCAGGGCGCCGACGGCATGTCGGCGATCACCGGCTACCTGACCCCCGAAGCCCGCGCCACCCTCGATGCCGTGTTGGCCAAGCTGGCCGCCCCCGGCATGGCCAACCCCGCCGACCCCACCCCGTGTGTGAGTGGCACCCCGTCACAGGCCGCGATCGAGGCCGACACCCGCAGCGCCGCCCAGCGCAACCACGACGGGTTGCAGGCCGGGCTGCGGGCGCTGCTGTGCTCGGGGGAGCTGGGCCAACACAACGGGCTGCCCGCGGCGATCATCGTGTCCACCAGCCTGGCCGAGTTGCAATCGGCTGCCGGGCACGCGCTTACCGGCGGTGGCAGCCTGCTGCCGATGAGCGAGGTGATCCGGCTGGCCGCCCACGCCCACCACTACCTGCGCATCTTCGACCACGGCCGCGAGCTGGCGCTGTATCACACCAAGCGGCTGGCCTCCCCTGCCCAGCGAATAGTCTTGTACGCCAAGGATCGCGGCTGCTCGTTTCCCAATTGCGATGTGCCGGGCTACCTCACCGAGGTGCACCATGTCACCGATTATTCCGAGTGCCGAGAGACCGACATCAACAACCTCACCCAGGCCTGCGGCCCGCATCACCAACTGGCCACCACCGGCGGATGGGCCACCCGCAAACACCGCGACGGCACCACCGAATGGCTTCCCCCCGCCCACCTCGACCACGCACAACCCAGAACCAATAACTACTTCCACCCCGAAAAACTCCTGCACGACGAAGAAGACGAGGACGGTCCGTAG
- a CDS encoding YbhB/YbcL family Raf kinase inhibitor-like protein: MILHSNIVAVAGLAFLAALAGCGGDGGGPERLPYGPKATTVRGTTPAPATESLTISSPAFSDGAPIPAQYSCKGANVAPPLTWTAPSGAAELALVVDDPDAVGGLYVHWIVTGIAPGPGATADGQTPDGGHSLPNSGGRQGYFGPCPPEGTGTHHYRFTLYQLPAAFRLPPGSTGVQAAQAIAEAATTQARLTGTFAG; encoded by the coding sequence GTGATCCTTCACAGCAACATCGTGGCCGTTGCCGGGCTGGCATTCTTGGCAGCTCTGGCCGGCTGCGGTGGCGATGGTGGCGGTCCGGAGCGGTTGCCGTACGGGCCGAAAGCGACGACCGTCAGAGGGACTACGCCTGCGCCCGCCACCGAGTCATTGACGATCAGCAGTCCCGCGTTCTCTGACGGCGCGCCGATCCCGGCGCAATACAGCTGCAAGGGGGCCAATGTCGCGCCGCCTTTGACATGGACGGCCCCTTCGGGCGCGGCCGAACTCGCACTGGTCGTCGATGATCCGGACGCGGTCGGTGGCCTGTACGTGCACTGGATCGTGACCGGGATCGCCCCTGGCCCGGGTGCCACGGCGGACGGCCAGACTCCGGATGGCGGTCACAGCCTGCCGAATTCGGGCGGTCGGCAAGGATACTTCGGCCCGTGCCCACCGGAGGGCACGGGCACACATCACTACCGGTTTACCCTCTACCAGCTGCCTGCGGCGTTCCGATTGCCGCCAGGATCGACGGGAGTGCAGGCGGCGCAGGCGATCGCAGAGGCCGCCACCACGCAGGCTCGGCTCACCGGGACGTTCGCCGGCTGA